The Oscillospiraceae bacterium genome contains a region encoding:
- the gpsA gene encoding glycerol-3-phosphate dehydrogenase [NAD(P)+]: protein MKLTVLGCGRWGAFLASYHSAKNDVLLWGRPGSKSFSALQKERKNAYLALPSQLRLESELSAALEFAQVVVISISAQQLRDLARRIARFDLAGKTFILCMKGIEVQSGKRLTQVFCEEVKQPVGLAVWVGPGHVQDFSAGIPNCMVVDSADPATTDFIVEHLSSDLIRLYKGRDLIGTEVGAAAKNVIGIAAGMLDGAGYSSLKGALMARGAREIARLIRAMGGNELSAYGLCHLGDYEATLFSAHSHNRRFGESFVRGEPFDQLAEGASTVKALIRLGKEYGVDLPICRTVYGMLYEGRSAAEALPSLFSRTVKGEFDY, encoded by the coding sequence ATGAAGCTTACGGTACTTGGCTGCGGCCGCTGGGGGGCCTTTCTGGCCAGCTATCACAGCGCCAAAAACGATGTGCTGCTTTGGGGGCGCCCCGGCTCCAAAAGCTTTTCCGCCCTGCAGAAGGAGCGGAAAAACGCCTATTTGGCCCTGCCCTCTCAGCTGCGGCTGGAAAGCGAGCTTTCGGCCGCGCTGGAGTTTGCACAGGTGGTCGTTATCTCGATCAGCGCCCAGCAGCTGCGGGATCTGGCGCGGCGCATTGCGCGGTTCGATCTGGCCGGCAAAACCTTTATTCTTTGCATGAAGGGCATCGAGGTTCAGAGCGGCAAGCGCCTGACACAGGTATTCTGTGAAGAAGTGAAGCAGCCGGTGGGCCTGGCCGTATGGGTGGGGCCGGGCCATGTGCAGGATTTTTCGGCGGGGATCCCCAACTGCATGGTGGTGGATTCAGCGGACCCGGCTACCACGGACTTTATTGTGGAGCATTTGAGCAGCGATTTGATCCGCTTGTATAAAGGGCGCGATCTGATTGGAACCGAGGTAGGTGCGGCGGCCAAAAACGTGATCGGCATCGCCGCCGGCATGCTGGATGGCGCCGGTTACTCCAGCCTGAAAGGGGCCCTGATGGCGCGCGGCGCGCGGGAGATCGCCCGCCTGATCCGGGCCATGGGCGGCAACGAGCTTTCGGCCTATGGCCTGTGCCACCTAGGCGATTACGAGGCGACGCTCTTTTCCGCCCACAGCCATAACCGCCGTTTCGGCGAGAGCTTTGTCAGGGGGGAGCCCTTTGACCAGCTGGCCGAGGGGGCATCCACCGTAAAAGCCCTGATCCGTTTGGGAAAAGAATATGGGGTCGACCTGCCGATCTGCCGCACGGTGTATGGAATGCTGTATGAAGGGCGAAGCGCCGCCGAGGCGCTGCCCAGCCTGTTCAGCCGCACGGTGAAGGGCGAATTTGATTATTGA
- the yfnB gene encoding putative HAD-hydrolase YfnB gives MAYYNCLLLDVDGTLLDFEAAEHKAFMETMEHFELPAASETLEVYLEINRGLWAALEKGQLKRDKLVVQRFAQLLEALGKQGNAAEMNRWYLDQLGAHADLIPGALEAVAELAEVATLAVVSNGVERVQLSRLRDSGLDRYMDGVFVSERVGIEKPGRRIFETALRQLGIESRGKVLVVGDSLTADIQGGQNAGLATCWCNFKAVEDAPQPAPTHVIRTWQELYRIVMEPDELENLGSKNRKHQFEQLERTEQ, from the coding sequence ATGGCATATTATAATTGCCTGCTGCTGGATGTGGACGGCACCTTGCTGGATTTTGAGGCCGCGGAGCACAAGGCGTTTATGGAAACGATGGAACACTTTGAACTGCCCGCCGCCAGCGAAACGCTGGAAGTGTATCTTGAGATCAACAGGGGCCTTTGGGCGGCGCTGGAAAAAGGGCAGCTCAAGCGGGACAAGCTGGTGGTGCAGCGGTTTGCGCAGCTTTTGGAGGCGCTGGGAAAACAGGGAAACGCGGCGGAGATGAACCGGTGGTATCTTGACCAACTGGGCGCCCATGCCGATCTTATACCGGGCGCCCTGGAAGCGGTGGCCGAGCTGGCGGAGGTGGCTACCCTGGCGGTGGTGTCCAATGGGGTGGAGCGTGTGCAGCTCAGCCGCCTGAGGGATTCGGGCCTGGACCGATACATGGATGGGGTGTTTGTTTCAGAGCGGGTGGGCATCGAAAAGCCGGGCCGCCGCATTTTTGAAACCGCCCTGCGGCAGCTTGGCATTGAAAGCCGCGGCAAGGTGCTTGTGGTGGGCGACAGCCTGACCGCCGACATCCAGGGCGGGCAGAACGCCGGCCTGGCCACCTGCTGGTGTAACTTTAAGGCGGTGGAGGATGCGCCGCAGCCCGCGCCCACCCATGTAATCCGCACATGGCAGGAGCTTTACCGGATTGTGATGGAACCGGACGAGCTGGAGAACCTGGGAAGCAAAAACCGCAAACATCAATTTGAACAATTGGAAAGAACGGAACAATAA
- a CDS encoding multidrug ABC transporter ATP-binding protein: MLLSLQNLGKSFGDTVVLQGIDATVEKGERIGIVGENGAGKTTLLKMLCGEYTPDEGELQFTRGVSLGYLEQNSELDPKQDVYGEMRRAFSPVLDAMARMQVLENKLEHAPADEALLEEHARLSAVVDAADGYNMDVQIKKVLSGMAFGPETYGKSVAVLSGGEHTRLRLAKLLLQRPDLLILDEPTNHLDFATMEWLENYLKAYPGAVLVVSHDRYFLDAVCTRMWEVEDQGLTSYKGNFSAYLPQKEAAEALQQKQHDADVAKAQKLEDYIARNLVRASTTKMAQSRRKQLEKLEITEAPRSGPQELKFRFEFDVTPYNELLTLKRLAIKIGDRTLLEPFDLQILRGERLVIAGPNGAGKSTLLQVLDGRRRPSGGMVRLGTGAKASIFEQQQLRRGGRVIDAIWDKWPRFTELEVRSHLARFGFKGEDVFKPGSALSGGELARLRFAEIVLERPNLMFLDEPTNHLDIYTRESLTQALMDYEGTLLLVTHDRYLMNSLACPILYIGEGRAALYESYEKLMARNSTAAEEAPKAAEEKGQGGKAAYGKEQRRRKAELRARLKAVEEEIEQLGAHLVELENEINSPEVLRDHLLLREKCDELDDGRFHQQELFSEWEKLLEEQEQYEQDEEA; encoded by the coding sequence ATGCTGTTATCCCTACAAAATTTAGGCAAGAGCTTTGGCGATACGGTGGTGCTGCAGGGAATCGACGCCACAGTGGAAAAGGGCGAGCGTATTGGCATCGTGGGAGAGAATGGAGCGGGCAAGACCACCCTGCTGAAAATGCTCTGCGGCGAGTACACGCCGGACGAAGGCGAGCTGCAGTTCACACGGGGCGTGAGCCTTGGATATCTGGAACAGAACAGCGAGCTGGACCCAAAGCAGGATGTGTACGGCGAGATGCGCCGGGCGTTCAGCCCGGTGCTGGACGCCATGGCCCGAATGCAGGTTCTGGAAAACAAATTGGAGCATGCCCCCGCAGATGAAGCCTTGCTGGAAGAGCACGCGCGCCTTTCGGCCGTTGTCGACGCCGCCGATGGTTATAACATGGACGTACAGATCAAAAAGGTGCTCAGCGGCATGGCCTTTGGCCCCGAAACCTACGGCAAGAGCGTGGCCGTGCTCTCGGGCGGCGAGCACACCCGCCTGCGGCTGGCAAAGCTGCTGCTGCAAAGGCCGGATCTTTTGATCCTGGACGAGCCAACCAACCACCTGGACTTTGCCACAATGGAGTGGCTGGAAAACTATTTGAAGGCGTATCCCGGGGCGGTGCTGGTGGTAAGCCATGACCGCTATTTCCTGGATGCGGTGTGTACCCGGATGTGGGAGGTGGAGGATCAGGGCCTCACCAGCTATAAGGGCAATTTTTCGGCTTATCTGCCGCAAAAAGAGGCGGCGGAAGCGCTGCAGCAAAAGCAGCACGACGCCGACGTGGCCAAGGCCCAAAAATTGGAGGATTACATTGCCCGCAACCTGGTGCGGGCATCCACCACCAAGATGGCCCAGAGCCGCCGCAAACAGCTGGAAAAACTGGAAATTACCGAGGCGCCCCGCTCCGGCCCGCAGGAGCTGAAATTCCGCTTTGAATTTGACGTGACCCCCTACAACGAGCTGCTCACCCTGAAAAGGCTGGCGATAAAGATCGGGGATCGGACCCTGTTGGAGCCCTTTGATCTGCAGATTCTGCGGGGGGAGCGGCTGGTGATCGCAGGGCCGAACGGGGCCGGGAAATCGACGCTGCTGCAGGTGCTGGACGGCAGGCGGCGGCCCAGCGGCGGCATGGTGCGGCTTGGCACGGGCGCCAAAGCAAGCATTTTCGAGCAGCAGCAGCTGCGCCGGGGCGGCCGTGTGATCGACGCGATCTGGGACAAATGGCCCCGTTTTACCGAGCTGGAGGTGCGCAGCCACCTGGCGCGTTTTGGCTTCAAGGGGGAGGATGTGTTCAAGCCCGGTTCCGCGCTCTCGGGCGGCGAGCTTGCAAGGCTGCGCTTTGCAGAGATCGTGCTGGAGCGCCCGAACCTCATGTTCCTGGACGAGCCCACCAATCATCTGGACATCTACACCCGTGAGAGCCTGACCCAAGCCCTGATGGATTACGAGGGGACCCTGCTGCTTGTCACCCATGACCGCTATTTAATGAACAGCCTGGCCTGCCCGATCCTGTATATCGGGGAGGGGCGGGCGGCTCTTTATGAAAGCTACGAAAAGCTGATGGCGCGGAACAGCACTGCGGCGGAGGAGGCGCCCAAAGCGGCCGAGGAAAAAGGCCAGGGGGGCAAAGCCGCTTATGGAAAAGAGCAGCGCCGCCGCAAAGCAGAGCTGCGGGCCCGCCTGAAAGCGGTGGAGGAGGAGATCGAGCAGTTGGGTGCGCATCTCGTGGAGCTGGAAAACGAGATCAACAGCCCGGAAGTGCTGCGGGATCACCTTCTTCTGCGGGAAAAATGCGACGAGCTGGACGACGGCCGATTTCACCAGCAGGAGCTGTTCAGCGAGTGGGAAAAACTGCTGGAAGAGCAGGAGCAGTACGAACAGGACGAAGAGGCCTAA
- a CDS encoding sensor histidine kinase, with amino-acid sequence MTKRIFQSILLVTLASLAVSLAFFTAILFPYFENRLADELAQELAYLAPGAVSGGSEYLRQAGAGGNRLTLIAPDGSVLFDTTADPAGLENHADRQEVQQALAGQAGRSVRYSKTLDKKTINCALLLSDGNVLRVSSTQYTGFALLLSLIQPMLMVLALTAVLAGLYAYRLSRRLTRPLNEIDLEHPQPSQAPYEELAPLLRRLAHQKRQIKSQMQELQRQQQQFEAITENMQEGFLVLDAAGSVLSHNSGAARLLNLSSPPTGKNALELGLCEEFSQPVRQALSGDHVESLIPLHGRQCQLFANPVFQGDQLAGTVLVLVDVTEQQQREALRREFSANVSHELKTPLTSISGIAEIMRGGLVPPGDVPHFAGKIYDESQRLIQLVQDILRLSQLDEDSVLEKPQPVDLIACLRRAADQLAPAARAQNVQLAVRGGSVWIQGVAAILDEMVFNLCENAIKYNRPGGSVELWAGADVRGPLLTVSDTGIGIPPEHHARVFERFYRVDKSHSKEIGGTGLGLSIVKHGAAFHHAQVELESTPGVGTTVRLLFPASAQVPAEPL; translated from the coding sequence ATGACAAAACGTATTTTCCAGTCCATCCTTCTGGTAACGCTCGCCTCGCTGGCGGTAAGCCTGGCGTTTTTTACCGCGATCCTGTTCCCCTACTTTGAAAACCGCCTTGCCGATGAATTGGCGCAGGAGCTCGCCTACCTTGCCCCCGGCGCCGTGTCCGGCGGCAGCGAATATCTGCGCCAGGCGGGCGCCGGCGGCAACCGCCTGACCCTCATCGCCCCGGACGGAAGCGTATTGTTCGACACCACCGCCGATCCGGCCGGGCTGGAAAACCACGCCGACCGCCAGGAGGTGCAGCAGGCTTTGGCCGGGCAGGCGGGCCGCAGCGTGCGCTACTCAAAAACGCTGGACAAAAAAACCATCAACTGCGCTCTCCTGCTTTCCGACGGCAACGTTCTGCGGGTATCCAGCACACAGTATACCGGCTTCGCTTTGCTGCTCAGCCTGATCCAGCCCATGCTCATGGTGCTGGCCCTCACCGCCGTTTTGGCGGGGCTTTACGCTTACAGGCTCTCGCGCAGGCTCACCCGCCCCTTAAACGAAATCGACCTGGAGCATCCCCAGCCAAGCCAGGCCCCCTACGAAGAGTTGGCGCCGCTGCTGCGCCGCCTGGCCCACCAAAAGCGGCAGATCAAAAGCCAGATGCAGGAGCTTCAGCGCCAGCAGCAGCAATTCGAGGCGATCACCGAAAACATGCAGGAGGGCTTTCTGGTGCTGGACGCCGCCGGCAGCGTGCTGTCGCACAATTCCGGTGCCGCGCGCCTCTTGAACCTTTCCTCTCCGCCCACCGGAAAAAACGCGCTGGAGCTGGGCCTGTGCGAGGAATTCAGCCAGCCCGTGCGCCAGGCGCTGAGCGGTGACCATGTGGAAAGCCTTATCCCTTTACATGGAAGGCAGTGCCAGCTATTCGCAAATCCTGTTTTTCAGGGCGACCAGCTGGCGGGCACTGTTCTGGTATTGGTGGATGTGACCGAGCAGCAGCAGCGCGAGGCCCTTCGCCGGGAGTTCAGCGCCAACGTTTCCCACGAGCTCAAGACCCCTCTCACCTCTATTTCCGGGATCGCCGAGATCATGCGCGGGGGCCTGGTACCGCCCGGCGACGTGCCTCATTTTGCGGGCAAGATCTACGATGAATCCCAGCGTTTGATCCAACTGGTACAGGATATTCTGCGCCTTTCGCAGCTGGACGAGGATTCGGTGCTGGAAAAGCCCCAGCCTGTGGACCTGATAGCCTGCCTGCGGCGGGCCGCCGATCAGCTGGCCCCTGCCGCCCGGGCACAGAATGTGCAGCTGGCGGTGCGGGGCGGGTCTGTATGGATCCAGGGGGTTGCCGCCATTTTGGATGAGATGGTCTTTAACCTGTGCGAGAACGCCATCAAATACAACCGCCCCGGCGGCAGCGTGGAGCTGTGGGCCGGCGCCGATGTGAGGGGGCCGTTGCTCACCGTGAGCGACACCGGGATCGGTATCCCGCCCGAGCACCATGCCCGCGTGTTCGAGCGTTTTTACCGGGTGGACAAAAGCCACTCCAAAGAGATCGGCGGCACCGGGCTGGGCCTCTCGATCGTAAAGCACGGCGCGGCCTTTCATCACGCCCAGGTGGAGCTGGAAAGTACGCCGGGGGTGGGCACCACCGTCCGCCTGCTTTTCCCCGCGTCCGCCCAGGTCCCGGCAGAGCCGCTTTGA
- the phoB gene encoding DNA-binding response regulator, with protein MIYILEDDSSIRELVVYTLAHSGHEAMGFEVPSQFWAQLEKALPDLVLLDVMLPEEDGIEVLKKLRAAPATHRLPVLMLTAKGSEYDRVLGLDSGADDYVPKPFGMMELIARVNALLRRAKPESEAEEYRVGGLTVCPARHRVMADGQEVTLTHKEFELLCLLIQAPGIVFTREQLLRDIWGYTFDAESRTLDVHVRTLRQKLGGCGSCIETVRGSGYRIREGGP; from the coding sequence ATGATCTATATTCTGGAAGACGACAGCAGCATCCGTGAGCTGGTCGTGTATACCCTGGCCCACTCCGGCCACGAGGCAATGGGGTTCGAGGTTCCCAGCCAATTTTGGGCGCAGCTGGAAAAGGCCCTACCGGACCTGGTCCTTTTGGACGTGATGCTGCCCGAAGAAGACGGCATCGAGGTGCTCAAAAAGCTGCGGGCCGCCCCCGCCACCCATCGGCTGCCGGTGCTGATGCTCACCGCGAAGGGCAGCGAATACGACCGGGTGCTGGGGCTGGACAGCGGCGCCGACGATTATGTTCCAAAGCCCTTTGGCATGATGGAGCTGATCGCCCGGGTGAACGCCCTGCTGCGCCGCGCAAAGCCGGAAAGCGAGGCTGAGGAATATCGGGTGGGCGGGCTCACCGTCTGCCCTGCCCGCCACAGGGTCATGGCGGACGGCCAGGAGGTAACGCTTACCCATAAGGAGTTTGAACTGCTCTGCCTGCTGATCCAGGCCCCGGGGATCGTTTTTACCCGCGAACAGCTTCTGCGGGATATATGGGGCTACACCTTCGACGCTGAAAGCCGCACCCTGGACGTGCATGTGCGTACCCTGCGCCAAAAGCTGGGCGGGTGCGGCAGCTGCATTGAAACTGTGCGCGGCTCCGGCTACCGGATCCGGGAGGGCGGGCCATGA
- a CDS encoding alginate regulatory protein — MVFSTILFLFRFLPITLALYYLAPAKLKNLALFVCSLVFYSWGEVKFFPVMVVLILINYFSGLAMEKFDQNPKMRRLFLIVSIVGSLSMLVFFKYTNFLIGTVNSLFGLSIGLIEAATVLPLGISFYTFQTMSYSIDVYRRDVNAEHNIIDFGAYVVMFPQLIAGPIVKYRDVAAQLHVYEHRYRLAQIEEGICLFVFGLAKKVLIADTVSHLWYDIIGVWNGAELVTAGVGIANASTPLVWLGLLAYSLQLYFDFSGYSLMGIGMGKMLGFDFPMNFNLPYIARSITEFWRRWHMTLSGWFKEYVYIPLGGNRKGLKRQIFNMFVVWALTGIWHGANWNFVLWGIYYFILLTIEKIFLLDKLKKGRVWPHIYTLFLVVTGWALFVGNEQGVGLGALFQKLFVPSGGVGCWYFLRNYWVILLVGILCSTPLPLKIWDRIKDNTFIKVVVVGLLLVLCIAYIVASTSSPFLYYRF; from the coding sequence TTGGTCTTCAGTACCATCCTGTTCCTGTTCCGTTTTCTGCCCATCACCCTGGCGCTGTATTATCTCGCGCCCGCCAAGCTGAAAAACCTGGCGCTGTTTGTGTGCAGCCTGGTGTTCTATTCCTGGGGCGAAGTGAAATTCTTCCCGGTGATGGTTGTGCTCATCCTGATCAACTATTTCTCCGGCCTTGCAATGGAAAAGTTCGACCAAAACCCCAAAATGCGGCGGCTGTTTTTGATCGTTTCCATCGTGGGCAGCCTTTCCATGCTGGTGTTCTTCAAATACACGAACTTCCTGATCGGAACGGTGAACAGCCTGTTTGGCCTCTCCATCGGCCTGATCGAGGCCGCCACGGTGCTGCCGCTGGGTATCAGCTTTTATACCTTCCAGACCATGAGCTACTCCATCGACGTATACCGGCGCGATGTGAACGCCGAGCACAACATCATCGATTTCGGCGCCTATGTGGTCATGTTCCCCCAGCTGATCGCCGGCCCCATTGTAAAATACCGCGACGTGGCCGCCCAGCTGCATGTTTACGAGCACCGCTACCGCCTGGCCCAGATCGAAGAGGGCATCTGCCTGTTCGTGTTCGGCCTGGCCAAAAAAGTTCTCATTGCCGACACCGTGAGCCATTTGTGGTACGATATCATCGGCGTGTGGAACGGCGCCGAGCTGGTCACCGCCGGCGTGGGCATTGCCAACGCCAGCACTCCCCTGGTGTGGCTGGGGCTGCTTGCCTATTCCCTGCAGCTCTATTTTGATTTTTCCGGCTATTCCCTCATGGGCATCGGCATGGGCAAAATGCTGGGGTTCGATTTCCCCATGAACTTCAACCTGCCTTATATCGCCCGCAGCATCACCGAATTCTGGCGCCGCTGGCACATGACCCTTTCAGGCTGGTTCAAGGAATATGTGTACATCCCGCTGGGGGGCAACCGCAAGGGCCTGAAGCGCCAGATCTTCAACATGTTTGTGGTGTGGGCGCTCACCGGCATCTGGCACGGCGCAAACTGGAATTTTGTGCTGTGGGGCATTTACTATTTTATTCTTCTAACGATAGAAAAGATCTTTTTGCTGGACAAGCTCAAAAAAGGCCGGGTCTGGCCCCATATTTACACCTTGTTTTTGGTGGTCACCGGCTGGGCCTTGTTTGTGGGCAACGAGCAGGGCGTTGGGTTGGGCGCGCTGTTTCAAAAGCTCTTCGTTCCCTCGGGCGGCGTGGGCTGCTGGTACTTTTTGCGCAACTACTGGGTGATCCTGCTGGTGGGGATCCTGTGCAGCACCCCCCTGCCCCTGAAAATCTGGGACCGCATCAAGGACAACACGTTTATAAAGGTGGTCGTGGTGGGGCTGCTGCTGGTGCTCTGCATCGCGTATATCGTGGCCTCCACCAGCAGTCCGTTCCTTTACTATCGTTTCTGA